Within the Astyanax mexicanus isolate ESR-SI-001 chromosome 9, AstMex3_surface, whole genome shotgun sequence genome, the region CCGTCCAGGCTGTTTATATGAGCAGAATAAGATTCCTTATATTTGAGTTATCTGTGAACTCATAAAAGCATTCATATTAGAAGCACACTTGATTTACTGTCTATTTAGACAGCAGCTCATTAGATATTGGGACACGGCCATAGTTTAAATAGTATCATTTAGAATTTAATTTTATACCTGCCTGCTAGTGGGGTGAGAGCAGCTGGAGGAGCAGAGCTGAGAGCCAGGCATCTGTTCTTCATTTGTCCTCCTGCCATAAGGAAGTAGTGCAGGCAGAGAACGAGTGCAGAATGGACAGAAGGGCTGCTGTCCAAACTGCTGgaaaacccaaacaaacagtttagaTTACATCCACAGACATGTACACGCATTCACATACACACCAACACCCCCACACCGGCTCCTTCTCTCTGTGTGAATGATAATACATCAAAGCTGTGGAGATCACAGCCAGATGAATCTGCTCCTTCACGTACGGgcaggagacagacagacagacggacggaaGAAACTGTGATTTAGTGTGTGGCGTGGAGGCTGGAGAAGAATGAAAGAAGGTGGTCATCCTTGAGAAAATGCTGCGAGAGGAAACATGCTCTATTCCCTGAGACAGGATATACAGCCTGTGATCTTCCTCACGACTTCATATAAAGCCCTTCAACATTGTGCCATAAAATGCAGGCTGCATATACAGGGCTGAACCTTATcctatctgtgaaacatggtggtggcagtatcaTTGTccgggcctgttttgctgcatctgggcccgAAAGGCTTGCCCTCAtcgatggaacaatgaattctgaattatatcagagaattctaaaggaaaatgtcaggtgggcaatgcagcaagacaatgaccttaagCACACAAGTCTTTCTATCAAATAATGTCTCAAGGAGAACAAAATCCTGAAAttaatccaatggaaatgttgtggaaggacctgaagcaagcagttaatgtgaggaaatcCATCAGCATCCCACTGTTAAAGCTGTTTTGTACGGAGGACAAAACTGGTCTGCAGGGCTGATCAGCAGTTACTGGAAACGTTTAGATCGGTTATTGCTCCAAAGGAACAACATCAGAAACCAAAAGGTCACATATCTTTGCCACTCCTAAATctgtaatattggataattttcctcaattATTTAAtgaagtataatatttttgtctcatttgtttaactggggtctctttatctacttttaggacgaAAAACAAGAAATTTAGAAATTTTTAAAGGTTTcgctttcaagcaccactgttcACTAACAtaccaaaagtaatgggacagcaTTATGTAGCTCTGTTATGAAGTGTTACTTCATGGGAAGGCtcgggaatgcccacacctgtgcaAATGTTGAGGCGGTACCTTGTGAGCGAGGCTAAACAcagtattttagattcttcacctCTTActtaaatgacagctttgcacatcttgcagCATTTTCATCTTgcagcattttctcagtcagctaaCAGCTGTGATGAActtgtaaagagttaattacttgattaaTTTCTtgcatcttaatgtgtttgagagcatcagttgtaaagtagtgaagaggtagagtaacaggtatacagtgaatagccctatttaaataatgttctaatccatgttatggcatGAACTACTCAACTTACTAaagaataaaatactttaagaaatgaaggtaattcaatctgaaacattttaagaactttgaaagtttccttaccattaaaaatgtcatgatgaaactggctctcatcaggactgccccaggaaaggcaGTTAAAAAGttacctcttttgcacaggataagttcatcagagttaccagcctcagaaaccgcaagctAACAAAACTTCACATTTACTACATTCATTacttcatgattccttatgtgttccttcatagtctggatgacttaagtattcatttacattgtaggaaaaaaaatatataagaaaaaaaaatgagaaggtgtgtctattTTTTACTGATACTGTTTGTCCTGGCTGATCAACATCTGtaatagattttatatatatatatatatatatatatatatatatatatatatatatatatatatatatatatatatatatatataactcaagATCTTCACATGTAAAGCACATTTGTGATGTTTTTCCTATAATTGAAAACTGATATAAACAGCGGCAGATTATTAATGCTATTAATAACATGGGCCGAACatttaatctgtatttttatttagtcttgatgagagtttatGTCTCTGTTAATCAGGTTTATAATGTCATATTTACAGACATGAATAGGGAAGTGTAATGAAGGAGGGATGATTTGTTGTAATGAGGAGAACAATAATAGAATTAGTTTGCATCATGTGACAGAAAGAAATAGTTTTTCGGTTTACATTGGCTTAAATAAGTCTAATCATTCTTTGGCACAGTTTCATTATGTGTTCATATATTTCACCTGTTCAAAATGAAGAAgagcagtttagtggatatttactctctctctctctctctctctctctctcaggcggaAGTGCTGTAAGGGGTTCAGGTTCGTGATGGGACAGTGTATACCCGAAAGTAGGTAAAATGATGCACATTTTAATCAAGcaaattccttttttttccacacagaAACAGACATGTCAAAATTAATGAGATGTTTAAGTGTTACTCAGCGCCGGCGCTCGCCATTAGGGTATTCTAAGTACAAATGCTACATTTGTTGATTAGACCtgattaaattatgtttattgagctgtaaaacttATGGATTATTTTccatgtattttcattttttccaattttttgcaCGAGCAGCCTCtcccccagctccgctgtgcatGCGGCTACTATAGAACATGGTTTAGATGGGCCCTCTcactttaaattctttttttttttttttgcaaaaaatttACCTTTGTACTGTTTATACCTATGAATAcgctttacatatttttattatgatcactattatcaaatatatatattttttcacaaacCAGATTTTTTGGTGCCCTATAGGAGTGGGCAGAATGCTGGCATCTTATCTCAGGGGATGACTTGGGAAAACCAAAACCtctataagttgtaaggtgttatcttgtgcgtGAATTTGAACACTAAGACCTGATTGTGGGTGCAAAGGGAGTGGTCATTCCATTTTTGAATACCAGAAataccagaaatatgtcatagaaggcattaaccTCCACATTGGACAGCGCAGTGAGAGGTAATAATCGTGACCGGCAGTATCTGTCCAGAATTGACCATGTGGACAAACAAGAGACTcttgcagaaatcacatccatattgaATGCAGGAGACCCTACACACAtatactgcagacagtggagttttctttagcttccatgggaagTGGCACAATAATAGTCCCACATTCCTTTACATTTGGcatgtctgttttttatttagtgtacAATTATAACAACAGATAACTTACTAGACAACCAATTTAAACACTAATAATTTGTAAAAATGAGTCGGGCTTTGAGGTGAAACTTCCTTTTTACGCTTTCAAGACCTGCAAAAGCTGCTATCATTATAGGAGCTGATGGagatccaaataaaataaaaaaataaaccttatttttgtcattaatattaatggcatgaatgatattatatttttctgTAGTTTTAGTGAAATTAAAAGTCCTGTCCACCAGAGGGTGCTGTTGTCctacatatatttattatgtataataAATGATTGTGTTGCTCTGGTTGCTTGTGTGCGCAGGTGTAGATGTGTGTGCAGGTTCTCCGTGTGAGCAGCAGTGCACGGATAACTTTGGGAGGGTGGTGTGTACCTGTTATAATGGATACCGCTTCGACCGGGAAAGACATCGACAGCATATCCACCCATACTGCCTGGGTACGCTGGTGTGCATTGGCATATTCATATAGTACTTTTAATTTTGAGGGGCCAACATTAATAGCTGcatctttctgtctccctctctctctctctcttctgtctctctctgtctatctatctctctttcagatGTGGATGAGTGTGAGGAGTCTAATGGAACATTGTGTGAACACACGTGTGAAAACACACCGGGGAGTTTCCGCTGCCGATGCAGAGTTGGTTACACACTGGCCGCAGATCAGCGCTCCTGCATACCTGCACACAACAGTGAGTGTGAATACCTgtttattatatgtgtgtgtgtgtgtgtgtgtgtgtatatgtttgagtcTGTGTATTTAGTCTTGGATGTGCCTAGAaatacactgacattccaaaagtcatgagacaggtAGTATCATATTCCATGAAATAGAGCTATAGAACGCTGCACTGGCCAGTGGGATAAATGTGTGGTGTAGGGCTgggtaatgtttaaaaaaaaaaatctctatattcttcaaatatatgagcaattctcaaTTTCAAATTAGAATTTAACTTCATACATAACAACTTTAgttgttttatttgtaaacatttaaaatgatgtgcAAGCTATATTTTCCTTTacttttaatatatgtttatgaGTAGTACGCAgcccccttcaaccttacatgcagcttttatattaaacacattgcaaaaataacctccttgtatttcagtttagaaaaggtgtaaaatatgtaaatcactgccaCTTAAGAgcgttctttacaggtttctgacagaagccaatgtctatctactgagattccctctggcagcttcttCTAGGTAAAGAAGTACAATCTCCATTGTCccattttaaaaatcacataaaaacagtaaatgaattcagttaacctcccagccctagtgTGGGGTCTTCTCCACtgaatgtgggtgtgatttctgccagagtccgCCACTTGTCTGTTCAAATTGACAATTcctgatcattaccacccactgcactgtccactctgggtgaTAATGCCGGTAATGACGTATACCTTGATGACCTCAGTCAAATTCCTATAATTTACTGTGCCCTGCCATTTGCACGCTGGTCAGTGtttaacctcattcacaagataacacctcacaattgtAGAGGTGTTAACACCATTGTATTGCATTGAATAATtccataaaaataatacatttccctgtttttgaaattaattattaattatttgcattatgtattgtgtgtgtctctgtgtgtgtgtgtgtgtgtgtgtgtgtgtgtgtgtgtgtgtgtgtgtttgtgtgtgtgcagtctctttctctcactcagcaGGCTCTGCTGGGAAGTCTGATAATCAGATGAGTGCTGGCTCCTGCTCCCTGACCTGCCAGGACATCATCAACATGAGGACCAGCCTGCAGCAGCTCAAACTCCGCAtcggacacacacactcacctggacaggtaacacacacacacacacacctttaccagcacacatacacacaacatccACCTGAACAGGGGCCATTAACATACTGTATATCTACAGGTACAGGTAACTTACCTGCACATACAGCTCTTAGACATCCAGTAATCTCTTTACTTTCAATAGGCGTTCTAGTATAACATAGCAAGATCACTGTgacgatttgattgcattcagcattcACAGTTCCActcctccacagctcaatactgggggacCATATACCCCTTTAGCCCAAGCATGGCACAGACAATAGTAACAGACAGTAGGCACAGAGCATCCTATTCTCATATCAGTGTCCCTCATATGAgatgtttgtttgtgtatttgtatttattctaatggatttctttcattttagtgaaaaaaaaaaaaaattggggttTTTTATGTGCAGATGCCATCAACTGGCTTAGCAAATGGCAGTGAAAAAACACTTCCTGCTAGGGTTGGGAAGAATTCTGATAGCCACCCCCCCTCCGGACCTCCAGGAGCACCTGGACCCCCAGGCCTGCCAGGTATA harbors:
- the LOC103022881 gene encoding collagen and calcium-binding EGF domain-containing protein 1, giving the protein MSRVPRAALATVLLLFSVLSLRTCSPDTADREECPDNNIITVEYPCVRAEGQASTCLRRKCCKGFRFVMGQCIPESVDVCAGSPCEQQCTDNFGRVVCTCYNGYRFDRERHRQHIHPYCLDVDECEESNGTLCEHTCENTPGSFRCRCRVGYTLAADQRSCIPAHNISFSHSAGSAGKSDNQMSAGSCSLTCQDIINMRTSLQQLKLRIGHTHSPGQMPSTGLANGSEKTLPARVGKNSDSHPPSGPPGAPGPPGLPGHPGPPGQKGEPGALGQPGPQGPRGDMGPMGPQPDLEHIKRGRRGPVGPPGAPGTDGLKGDRGAPGPRGPPGPPGSFDFLLLMMADIRHDIIELQEQVFGKRRDLNLDMTPNSVGEAELEDRGSGESLLNT